Proteins from a single region of Haloplanus sp. GDY1:
- a CDS encoding ATP-binding protein, which yields MTETETITVADVSEGPGGDADADPGTPVSLPVVELLTGRGFVTGKSGSGKSNTASVLVENLLENNFPVLVVDTDGEYYGLKEEFELLHAGADDECDIQVSPEHAEKIASLALEGNVPIILDVSGYLDDDEAKELLLSVARHLFAKEKKLKKPFLMLVEEVHEYIPEGGGLDETGKMLIKIGKRGRKHGLGIVGISQRPADVKKDFITQCDWLVWHRLTWNNDTNVVSRIIDAEHANAVEDLGDGEAFLMTDWSESVRRVQFHRKRTFDAGATPGLDDFERPELKSISDDLVADLREISDEQERRESELADLRQEVEKKEQRIRELEAELEEARDLSRMADKFAQAMLRKAEAPYRGGEGRNRSRPMPSDQAELGAYEPDDDGAEDDRSAAEAADAPTDDGGSEAFPRIEPNDWPTPGPVAIRGDDGDGSGEEESATGDATVDDTAPDDTAPDDATADDTATDDAPDGQTDVTFDAGGAPPEAASADADDDGAVDDGAADDDGAAAEPGTREAVVARLRRTVQDLPDLSRAMLAHYREAGRADPVDAHVAAGGTPKSTLAYGRNRPLRRAGLIEHVDRETYRYALPDRVAERFDGHLDDDALASMTRSVERAFVDEATLSGESLGASADGGADADDPGHVPTEERPDVEVVSDDDAVQPDDGFVAEDAAIIDDGTEDGAADAEDDERESKQDATDAGDGEGSATPAESDTGGVEIL from the coding sequence ATGACGGAGACGGAAACCATCACGGTCGCGGACGTGAGCGAGGGCCCGGGCGGCGACGCCGACGCCGATCCGGGGACGCCGGTCTCGCTCCCGGTGGTGGAACTGCTCACCGGCCGGGGGTTCGTCACGGGGAAGTCGGGGTCGGGGAAGTCGAACACCGCGTCGGTGCTCGTGGAGAACCTCCTGGAGAACAACTTTCCGGTGCTCGTGGTCGACACGGACGGCGAGTACTACGGCCTGAAAGAGGAGTTCGAACTCCTGCACGCGGGCGCGGACGACGAGTGTGACATCCAGGTCAGCCCGGAACACGCCGAGAAGATCGCGTCGCTGGCGCTGGAGGGGAACGTCCCCATCATCCTCGACGTCTCGGGGTACCTCGACGACGACGAGGCGAAGGAACTCCTGCTCTCGGTCGCGCGCCACCTGTTCGCCAAGGAGAAGAAACTGAAGAAGCCGTTCCTGATGCTCGTCGAGGAGGTCCACGAGTACATCCCGGAGGGCGGCGGCCTCGACGAGACGGGGAAGATGCTCATCAAGATCGGCAAGCGGGGCCGGAAACACGGCCTCGGCATCGTCGGCATCAGCCAGCGCCCCGCCGACGTGAAGAAGGACTTCATCACGCAGTGCGACTGGCTGGTGTGGCACCGGCTGACGTGGAACAACGACACGAACGTGGTGAGTCGGATCATCGACGCCGAGCACGCGAACGCCGTCGAGGACCTGGGCGACGGCGAGGCGTTCCTGATGACGGACTGGAGCGAGTCGGTGCGGCGGGTGCAGTTCCACCGCAAGCGCACCTTCGACGCGGGGGCGACGCCCGGCCTCGACGACTTCGAGCGCCCGGAACTCAAGTCGATCAGCGACGACCTGGTGGCGGACCTCCGCGAGATCAGCGACGAACAGGAGCGCCGGGAGAGCGAACTCGCCGACCTGCGACAGGAGGTGGAGAAAAAGGAGCAGCGCATCCGCGAACTGGAGGCGGAACTGGAGGAGGCCCGCGACCTCTCGCGGATGGCCGACAAGTTCGCACAGGCGATGCTCCGGAAGGCCGAGGCGCCGTACCGCGGCGGCGAGGGCCGGAACCGCTCCCGGCCGATGCCGTCGGACCAGGCGGAACTGGGGGCGTACGAACCGGACGACGACGGGGCCGAGGACGACCGGAGCGCCGCCGAGGCGGCGGACGCGCCGACCGACGACGGGGGGAGCGAGGCGTTCCCGAGGATCGAGCCGAACGACTGGCCGACGCCCGGGCCGGTGGCGATCAGGGGCGACGACGGGGACGGGAGCGGCGAGGAGGAGTCGGCGACCGGTGACGCGACGGTCGACGACACGGCGCCCGACGACACGGCGCCCGACGACGCGACGGCCGACGACACGGCGACCGACGACGCGCCGGACGGGCAGACGGACGTGACCTTCGACGCCGGAGGCGCGCCTCCCGAGGCCGCGAGCGCCGACGCGGACGACGACGGGGCGGTCGACGACGGGGCGGCCGACGACGACGGAGCGGCCGCCGAACCCGGAACCCGCGAGGCGGTGGTCGCCCGACTGCGGCGGACGGTTCAGGACCTGCCGGACCTCTCGCGGGCGATGCTCGCCCACTACCGCGAGGCCGGGCGAGCCGACCCGGTCGACGCCCACGTCGCGGCGGGCGGGACGCCGAAGAGCACGCTCGCCTACGGCCGGAACCGGCCGCTCCGCCGGGCGGGGCTGATCGAACACGTCGACCGGGAGACCTACCGGTACGCCCTCCCCGACCGGGTGGCCGAACGCTTCGACGGACACCTCGACGACGACGCCCTCGCGTCGATGACGCGATCGGTCGAGCGCGCGTTCGTCGACGAGGCGACGCTCTCGGGCGAGTCGCTCGGCGCGAGCGCCGACGGCGGTGCCGACGCCGACGACCCGGGGCACGTTCCGACCGAGGAGCGGCCGGACGTGGAGGTCGTGTCGGACGACGACGCCGTGCAACCGGACGACGGGTTCGTCGCCGAGGACGCGGCGATCATCGACGACGGGACGGAGGACGGGGCGGCCGACGCCGAGGACGACGAACGCGAGTCGAAGCAGGATGCCACGGACGCGGGCGACGGCGAGGGGAGCGCGACGCCCGCCGAGAGCGACACCGGCGGCGTGGAGATCCTCTAG
- the tpiA gene encoding triose-phosphate isomerase: MFVLVNLKAYPCDPVAVAEAAHAVAEESGVRIAVAPQAAHVERVAETGVETWAQHVAPVDHGSHTGHALAEAVVDAGATGTLLNHSERRLKLADIDGALAAADRAGLETVVCANNPGQVSAAASLGPDAVAVEPPELIGGDVSVATADPDVVEGAVAAADAVDPDVAVYCGAGVSTGDDLAAAADLGAEGVLLASGVAKAADPRAALADLVSGVR, from the coding sequence ATGTTCGTCCTCGTCAACCTGAAGGCGTACCCCTGTGACCCGGTCGCCGTCGCCGAGGCGGCCCACGCGGTGGCCGAGGAGTCCGGCGTCCGCATCGCCGTCGCCCCGCAGGCCGCTCACGTGGAGCGCGTCGCCGAGACGGGCGTCGAGACGTGGGCCCAGCACGTCGCCCCCGTCGACCACGGCAGCCACACCGGCCACGCGCTGGCCGAGGCCGTGGTCGACGCCGGCGCGACTGGCACGCTGCTCAACCACTCCGAGCGCCGCCTGAAACTCGCGGACATCGACGGCGCCCTCGCGGCCGCCGACCGCGCCGGCCTGGAGACGGTCGTCTGCGCCAACAACCCCGGACAGGTGTCCGCCGCGGCCTCGCTCGGCCCCGACGCCGTGGCGGTCGAACCGCCGGAACTCATCGGCGGGGACGTCTCCGTCGCCACCGCCGACCCCGATGTCGTCGAGGGAGCCGTCGCCGCCGCCGACGCCGTCGACCCCGACGTGGCCGTCTACTGCGGTGCGGGCGTCTCGACCGGCGACGACCTGGCGGCGGCCGCCGACCTCGGCGCGGAGGGTGTCCTCCTCGCCAGCGGCGTCGCGAAGGCCGCCGATCCGCGGGCGGCGTTGGCGGACCTGGTGTCGGGGGTGCGATAG
- a CDS encoding carbon-nitrogen hydrolase family protein, protein MSRDVAETFTLGAAQIEPEYHDAEGTLAKTCRWIERAGDRGVDVLVFPETYFPGYPYWRRSTSIARWTDLMVDLGANSLHVDDDAVSIVGEAVADADLHLVLGTNEVDDRRGSETLYNSLFFFDRSGELVRRHRKLMPTHDERSIWGRGDPAHLTTHDTDVGRLGGLVCYENHMTLSKAALCADGEEIHAAVWPGFWEQHGHPGDKTRAESADARDTCDIYPAVREYAFETQSFVASCSAYMSDDVPEGFEEGEIGFGVGNGGSMLVNPAGIVKAGPAVGEETLLTAEFDRDERRATKAYFDAMGHYTRWDAVNLEVRDGRPDPVHDHHADRPALSAARAQSLAEEYDVPIEAVEGIADAIADDG, encoded by the coding sequence ATGTCCCGTGACGTGGCCGAGACGTTCACGCTCGGTGCCGCACAGATCGAACCGGAGTATCACGACGCCGAGGGCACCCTCGCGAAGACCTGCCGGTGGATCGAGCGCGCCGGCGACCGCGGCGTCGACGTCCTCGTCTTCCCCGAGACGTACTTCCCCGGCTACCCCTACTGGCGGCGCAGCACCTCCATCGCCCGGTGGACCGACCTGATGGTCGACCTCGGCGCGAACAGCCTCCACGTCGACGACGACGCCGTCTCGATCGTCGGCGAGGCCGTCGCCGACGCCGACCTCCACCTCGTCCTCGGGACGAACGAGGTGGACGACCGCCGGGGGAGCGAGACGCTCTACAACTCGCTGTTTTTCTTCGACAGATCGGGCGAACTCGTCCGCCGACACCGGAAGCTCATGCCCACCCACGACGAGCGGAGCATCTGGGGCCGGGGCGACCCCGCCCACCTCACCACCCACGACACCGACGTGGGGCGACTCGGCGGACTGGTCTGCTACGAGAACCACATGACCCTCTCGAAGGCGGCGCTGTGTGCGGACGGCGAGGAGATACACGCGGCCGTCTGGCCGGGCTTCTGGGAGCAACACGGCCACCCCGGCGACAAGACCCGCGCCGAGTCCGCCGACGCCCGCGACACCTGCGACATCTACCCCGCGGTCCGGGAGTACGCCTTCGAGACCCAGTCCTTCGTCGCCTCGTGTTCCGCCTACATGAGCGACGACGTCCCCGAGGGGTTCGAGGAGGGGGAGATCGGTTTCGGCGTCGGCAACGGGGGAAGCATGCTCGTCAACCCCGCGGGGATCGTGAAGGCCGGCCCGGCGGTGGGGGAGGAGACGCTGCTGACCGCCGAGTTCGACCGCGACGAGCGCCGCGCCACCAAGGCCTACTTCGACGCCATGGGCCACTACACCCGCTGGGACGCGGTGAACCTGGAGGTGCGCGACGGCCGGCCCGACCCGGTCCACGACCACCACGCCGACCGGCCGGCCCTCTCCGCCGCGCGGGCCCAGTCGCTCGCCGAGGAGTACGACGTGCCGATCGAGGCGGTGGAGGGCATCGCCGACGCCATCGCGGACGACGGATAG
- a CDS encoding multiprotein bridging factor aMBF1 — MPQCEMCGAESSSLTTTKVEGAELDLCDDCTDFGTEVRTESESSTSTKYSTSSSSSSSSSSSSSGGSSSSGGGSTRRRDMFDDMEELATDYDDRIRSAREERGLSQEDLAKELNEKASLIRKLERGDVLPSDEVQRKLERELDISLSEGGGDGDAEWSGGSSTTTTLGDVVKRKD; from the coding sequence ATGCCCCAGTGTGAAATGTGCGGTGCCGAGAGCTCATCCCTCACGACGACGAAAGTCGAAGGGGCGGAACTGGACCTCTGTGACGACTGCACGGACTTCGGGACCGAGGTGCGGACCGAGTCGGAGAGTTCCACCTCGACGAAGTACTCCACCTCGTCGTCCTCGTCGTCATCGTCGTCGTCCTCGTCGTCCGGCGGATCGAGTTCGAGCGGTGGCGGCTCGACCCGCCGCCGGGACATGTTCGACGACATGGAGGAACTCGCCACGGACTACGACGACCGCATCCGGTCGGCCCGCGAGGAACGCGGCCTGAGCCAGGAGGACCTGGCGAAGGAACTCAACGAGAAGGCGAGCCTCATCCGCAAACTCGAACGGGGCGACGTGCTCCCCAGCGACGAGGTACAGCGGAAACTCGAGCGGGAACTCGACATCTCGCTCTCCGAGGGCGGCGGCGACGGTGACGCCGAGTGGTCCGGTGGCTCCTCGACGACGACGACCCTCGGCGACGTGGTCAAGCGAAAGGACTAG
- a CDS encoding CDP-alcohol phosphatidyltransferase family protein, with product MTLDRLRPVAELALDPMVAAADRIGLTPDGVSVIAFGFALAAAAGFYLATPLGYLLGALCVLANGWLDLLDGALARTQNVDSRAGDLLDHVLDRYADVVLVVGLAAGVSRYDLGLLAVTGVLMTSYLGTQIQAVGLGREYGGLVGRADRLALVGITGVVAAAVSRPLGPLSVVGWLLAFFAVVGHLTALQRFWGAWRDLS from the coding sequence ATGACCCTCGACCGCCTGCGCCCGGTGGCCGAACTCGCCCTCGATCCGATGGTGGCCGCGGCCGACCGGATCGGCCTCACGCCCGACGGCGTCAGCGTGATCGCCTTCGGGTTCGCGCTCGCGGCCGCCGCGGGCTTCTACCTCGCGACCCCGCTCGGCTACCTCCTCGGGGCGCTCTGTGTCCTCGCGAACGGCTGGCTGGACCTGCTGGACGGCGCGCTCGCCCGCACGCAGAACGTCGACTCGCGGGCCGGCGACCTGCTGGATCACGTCCTCGACCGCTACGCCGACGTCGTCCTCGTGGTCGGCCTCGCGGCCGGCGTCTCCCGCTACGACCTCGGCCTCCTCGCGGTCACCGGCGTCCTGATGACCTCCTACCTCGGCACGCAGATCCAGGCCGTCGGGCTCGGCCGGGAGTACGGCGGCCTCGTGGGGCGCGCGGACCGCCTCGCCCTCGTGGGGATCACGGGCGTCGTCGCCGCGGCCGTCTCCCGACCCCTCGGCCCCCTCTCGGTCGTCGGCTGGCTGCTCGCCTTCTTCGCCGTCGTTGGGCATCTGACGGCGCTCCAGCGGTTCTGGGGCGCCTGGCGCGACCTCTCCTGA
- a CDS encoding adenylate kinase family protein, producing the protein MRVAVTGTPGTGKTTATTLLDGPVVHLNELVREAGLWTERDEERDSLVADLEAVREAVGDWSGVAESHLAHHLDADRVVVLRCRPDVLEDRLRERGASEEKAAENAESEALDVILSEAVDRHGTGNVYEIDTTGRTPAEVAADIEAVIAGDREPSAGDVDFLEYL; encoded by the coding sequence CTGCGGGTCGCCGTCACCGGCACCCCCGGCACCGGCAAGACGACGGCGACGACCCTGCTCGACGGCCCGGTCGTCCACCTCAACGAACTCGTTCGGGAGGCGGGCCTCTGGACCGAGCGCGACGAGGAGCGCGACTCGCTGGTCGCCGACCTGGAGGCCGTCCGCGAGGCGGTCGGCGACTGGTCCGGCGTCGCCGAGTCCCACCTCGCTCACCACCTCGACGCCGACCGGGTGGTCGTCCTCCGGTGCCGGCCCGACGTGCTCGAAGACCGCCTGCGCGAACGCGGCGCGAGCGAGGAGAAGGCGGCCGAGAACGCCGAGAGCGAGGCGCTCGACGTGATTCTCTCCGAAGCGGTGGACCGCCACGGCACGGGAAACGTCTACGAGATCGACACGACCGGGCGGACGCCCGCCGAGGTGGCCGCGGACATCGAGGCGGTGATCGCCGGCGACCGAGAGCCGAGCGCCGGCGACGTCGACTTCCTCGAGTACCTATGA
- the hisC gene encoding histidinol-phosphate transaminase translates to MQPRDLSGLSPYVPGRGAEEVARELGMDPDDLTKLSSNENPHGPSPAAVEAIRETAPRVGVYPKASHTDLGEKLADRWDVAPEQVWVTPGADGALDYLSRAFLDPGDRVLAPDPGFSYYRMSARYHHGEVATYPLSKADDFAQTPATVLDAYDGERIVYLTTPHNPTGAEFSRPAIRELAASVDDHTLLVVDEAYAEYTEAPSAVDLLDEYDNLAVTRTFSKAYGLAGLRVGYGVVPESWADAYARVNTPFAASEVGCRAALAALDDDDHLERTVETARWARAYLRDELDAPTWESGGNFVLAEVGDASAVADATQRRGVIVRDCSSFGLPECVRVSCGTRETTPRAVETINDVLAEVRA, encoded by the coding sequence ATGCAACCACGGGATCTCTCGGGACTCTCGCCGTACGTCCCCGGCCGCGGCGCGGAGGAGGTCGCCCGCGAGTTGGGGATGGACCCCGACGACCTCACGAAACTCTCCTCGAACGAGAACCCGCACGGCCCGAGTCCGGCGGCCGTCGAGGCCATCCGCGAGACGGCGCCCCGGGTCGGCGTCTACCCCAAGGCCTCCCACACGGACCTCGGCGAGAAACTCGCCGATCGCTGGGACGTCGCCCCCGAACAGGTCTGGGTGACGCCGGGTGCCGACGGCGCTCTCGATTACCTCTCCCGGGCCTTCCTCGACCCGGGCGACCGGGTGCTCGCGCCCGACCCCGGCTTCTCCTACTACCGCATGAGCGCCCGCTATCACCACGGCGAGGTGGCCACTTACCCGCTGTCGAAGGCCGACGACTTCGCCCAGACGCCCGCCACCGTCCTCGACGCCTACGACGGCGAGCGGATCGTCTACCTCACGACGCCCCACAACCCGACCGGTGCCGAGTTCTCGCGGCCGGCGATCCGCGAACTCGCCGCGTCGGTCGACGACCACACGCTCCTCGTCGTCGACGAGGCCTACGCCGAGTACACCGAGGCGCCGTCGGCCGTCGACCTGCTCGACGAGTACGACAACCTCGCGGTCACGCGGACGTTCTCGAAGGCCTACGGCCTCGCCGGCCTGCGCGTCGGCTACGGCGTCGTGCCCGAGTCGTGGGCGGACGCCTACGCCCGCGTCAACACCCCCTTCGCCGCCAGCGAGGTGGGCTGTCGGGCCGCGCTGGCCGCCCTCGACGACGACGACCACCTCGAACGGACCGTCGAGACGGCCCGCTGGGCGCGTGCCTACCTCCGCGACGAACTCGACGCGCCGACCTGGGAGAGCGGCGGCAACTTCGTCCTCGCGGAGGTCGGCGACGCGTCCGCCGTCGCCGACGCCACCCAGCGCCGGGGCGTCATCGTCCGCGACTGCTCCAGTTTCGGCCTTCCGGAGTGCGTTCGCGTCTCGTGTGGCACCCGAGAGACCACGCCTCGGGCCGTCGAGACCATCAACGACGTCCTGGCGGAGGTGCGCGCGTGA
- a CDS encoding phage tail protein has protein sequence MTDRPVDPYLRHRFDVDLGDDRPPLGFTEVTGLSVRVQARPADGDEGAPDWFDWLDRPGRALGAAPTPERRRTDSPPLRLRRGVTDDRRLWDWLRDWVDGAVEARDVCVFLLDDAGDRARGWRCRAATPLRWAGPKLAADRPDVATETLELAHEGIDAIDA, from the coding sequence ATGACCGACCGGCCAGTCGACCCCTACCTCCGCCACCGGTTCGACGTCGACCTCGGGGACGACCGCCCGCCGCTCGGCTTCACCGAGGTGACCGGCCTCTCGGTTCGCGTCCAGGCCCGGCCGGCCGACGGGGACGAGGGCGCGCCCGACTGGTTCGACTGGCTCGACCGCCCCGGGCGAGCCCTCGGCGCCGCGCCCACACCGGAGCGGCGACGCACCGACTCGCCGCCCCTCCGGCTCCGCCGCGGCGTCACCGACGACCGACGGCTCTGGGACTGGCTGCGGGACTGGGTCGACGGCGCCGTCGAGGCGCGGGACGTGTGCGTCTTCCTGCTCGACGACGCCGGCGACCGGGCGCGGGGCTGGCGCTGTCGGGCGGCCACGCCCCTTCGGTGGGCCGGCCCGAAACTGGCCGCCGACCGCCCCGACGTCGCGACCGAGACGCTCGAACTGGCTCACGAGGGGATCGACGCCATCGACGCGTGA
- a CDS encoding phage tail protein, with the protein MPDRHGPLRVARFLLEIDGIAKAGFSRCRLPSASTSVVEYREGNERPTPRKLAGLNDYGPLVLRAGVTDASVELAEWRRLVESGKVDEARRAIAVVLLDEEGATAARWEFRNAWPARYEGPALDANRSAVAIETLEIVSEGVERADASGETDGGSRRDERAPPRKASLDAPSETPRGGSRDGTDSRTKR; encoded by the coding sequence ATGCCTGACCGACACGGCCCGCTCCGGGTGGCCCGATTCCTCCTCGAAATCGACGGCATCGCGAAGGCCGGCTTCAGCCGCTGTCGGCTCCCGTCCGCGTCGACGTCGGTCGTGGAGTATCGCGAGGGCAACGAGCGGCCGACGCCACGGAAACTCGCCGGCCTGAACGACTACGGCCCCCTCGTGCTCCGCGCGGGCGTCACGGACGCCTCCGTCGAACTCGCCGAGTGGCGGCGTCTCGTCGAGTCGGGCAAGGTCGACGAGGCGCGCCGGGCCATCGCCGTCGTCCTCCTCGACGAGGAAGGGGCGACGGCGGCCCGGTGGGAGTTCCGCAACGCCTGGCCCGCCCGTTACGAGGGGCCAGCGCTCGACGCCAACCGCTCGGCCGTCGCCATCGAGACGCTCGAAATCGTCTCCGAGGGGGTCGAGCGCGCCGACGCCTCCGGAGAGACGGACGGCGGGAGCCGCCGCGACGAGCGGGCGCCACCGCGGAAGGCGTCCCTCGACGCGCCGTCCGAGACGCCGAGGGGCGGATCGCGGGACGGCACGGACTCCCGAACGAAGCGATGA
- a CDS encoding Zn-dependent hydrolase, producing the protein MRIAIDRRRLVDRLQEQANIGGIDGERGLDRVTLSEADREVRDWFRDRMTDAGLDVRVDEVGNVFGRRPGADPDAGTVLLGSHLDSQPHGGIYDGPLGVLAALEFVETLEDEGITTERPVELVNWTNEEGSRFQPAMMGSGVWAGALSQEAAYEATDRDGVRFVDALERIGYRGDVPAEPGYDYDSYLELHIEQGPRLDDAGDDVGVVTGVVGFQWGEITFEGQANHSGTTPMHHRRDALVGAADVITGVRRIPGTLGERTVGTTGVIEADPGSINIVPGEVTFTVGFRDPDDETVAEAVDRVKGEAAAAAEREGLEWRYEERMSVESVDFADRCVDAVQSAADDRGYASQRLVSGAGHDATRVASVCDAAMVFAVSEDGKSHSPQEFTDWDDCYAAADTLANAALDLAGVADE; encoded by the coding sequence ATGCGGATCGCTATCGACCGACGACGACTCGTCGACCGACTGCAAGAACAGGCGAACATCGGCGGCATCGACGGCGAACGCGGGCTCGACCGGGTGACGCTGTCGGAGGCCGACCGCGAAGTTCGCGACTGGTTCCGGGACCGGATGACCGACGCCGGACTCGACGTCCGCGTCGACGAGGTGGGCAACGTGTTCGGCCGGCGACCGGGGGCGGACCCGGACGCGGGGACGGTGCTGCTCGGGTCCCACCTCGACAGCCAGCCACACGGCGGCATCTACGACGGCCCGCTGGGCGTTCTCGCCGCCCTCGAGTTCGTCGAGACGCTGGAAGACGAGGGAATCACGACCGAGCGGCCGGTCGAACTCGTCAACTGGACCAACGAGGAGGGGTCCCGCTTCCAGCCGGCGATGATGGGGAGCGGCGTCTGGGCCGGGGCGCTTTCGCAGGAGGCGGCGTACGAGGCGACCGACCGGGACGGGGTTCGCTTCGTCGACGCGCTGGAGCGGATCGGCTACCGCGGCGACGTCCCCGCGGAGCCGGGGTACGACTACGACTCGTATCTCGAACTCCACATCGAACAGGGGCCGCGCCTCGACGACGCCGGCGACGACGTGGGCGTCGTCACGGGCGTGGTGGGGTTCCAGTGGGGGGAGATCACGTTCGAGGGACAGGCGAACCACTCCGGCACGACCCCGATGCACCACCGGCGCGACGCGCTGGTCGGCGCCGCGGACGTCATCACGGGGGTGCGTCGGATCCCGGGAACGCTCGGGGAGCGAACCGTCGGCACGACGGGCGTCATCGAGGCCGATCCGGGATCGATCAACATCGTCCCCGGCGAGGTCACGTTCACCGTCGGCTTCCGGGACCCGGACGACGAGACGGTCGCGGAGGCGGTCGACCGGGTCAAGGGCGAGGCGGCGGCGGCGGCGGAGCGCGAGGGCCTGGAGTGGCGCTACGAGGAGCGCATGTCGGTCGAGAGCGTCGACTTCGCCGACCGGTGTGTCGACGCCGTCCAGTCGGCGGCCGACGACCGGGGGTACGCCTCCCAGCGACTGGTCAGCGGCGCCGGCCACGACGCGACGCGCGTCGCGAGCGTCTGCGACGCCGCGATGGTCTTCGCGGTGAGCGAGGACGGCAAGAGCCACTCGCCACAGGAGTTCACCGACTGGGACGACTGCTACGCGGCGGCGGACACGCTGGCGAACGCCGCCCTCGACCTGGCCGGAGTGGCGGACGAGTAG
- a CDS encoding fumarylacetoacetate hydrolase family protein: MRQVRFRDPAGMVRTGEWHGDAVSFADETYDLDEVDVLAPCEPSKIVCIGLNYADHAEEEGMDIPDRPMLFLKPPNTVAAHGDTVTLPEGKEQVDWEAELGVVVGEQCRNVDAADAESVIAGYTVVCDVSNRDDQRQEQNWVRGKAFDGAAPLGPVVADPEHLPDDAEVSLRVNGETKQSSDITQLIFTVPELIEEISTYMTLEPGDVISTGTPSGVGGLEDGDEVAVEVEGVETLSFSVRQD, translated from the coding sequence ATGCGACAGGTCAGATTCCGCGACCCCGCAGGGATGGTACGGACCGGCGAGTGGCACGGCGACGCCGTCAGTTTCGCCGACGAGACGTACGACCTCGACGAGGTGGACGTCCTCGCGCCCTGTGAACCGTCGAAGATCGTCTGTATCGGCCTCAACTACGCCGACCACGCCGAGGAGGAGGGCATGGACATCCCGGACCGTCCGATGCTCTTCCTGAAGCCGCCGAACACCGTGGCCGCACACGGCGACACCGTCACCCTGCCCGAGGGCAAGGAGCAGGTCGACTGGGAGGCCGAACTCGGCGTCGTCGTCGGCGAGCAGTGTCGCAACGTCGACGCCGCGGACGCCGAGTCGGTGATCGCCGGCTACACCGTCGTCTGTGACGTCTCCAACCGCGACGACCAGCGCCAGGAGCAAAACTGGGTGCGCGGGAAGGCCTTCGACGGCGCCGCGCCCCTGGGCCCGGTCGTCGCCGACCCCGAACACCTCCCCGACGACGCCGAGGTCAGCCTCCGCGTCAACGGCGAGACGAAGCAGTCCTCCGACATCACCCAACTCATCTTCACGGTGCCGGAACTGATCGAGGAGATCTCGACGTACATGACCCTCGAACCGGGTGACGTCATCTCGACGGGGACCCCCTCCGGCGTCGGCGGCCTCGAGGACGGCGACGAGGTGGCGGTCGAAGTCGAGGGCGTCGAGACCCTCTCTTTCTCCGTCCGGCAGGACTGA
- a CDS encoding metal-dependent hydrolase translates to MELTWHGHSTWYVTVDDTSLLIDPFFDNPFTSLDPAEVPSPEYVLLTHGHADHIADVGAFTDATVVGTPELTGWVADEHGAEDTVGMNLGGTVECGDAYVTMHRADHTNGIGTDYEYSAGMPAGYVIGDTKPTQETDEDAFAFYHAGDTGLMTEMRDVIGPFLEPDAAALPVGDHFTMGPAQAAIAADWLDVDHVFPMHYDTFPPVEIDVDQVGREVAATGSDAEVHVLDGDESYAFERPYADE, encoded by the coding sequence ATGGAGCTCACCTGGCACGGCCACTCCACGTGGTACGTCACCGTCGACGATACGTCCCTGCTGATCGATCCGTTCTTCGACAACCCGTTCACGTCACTCGATCCGGCCGAGGTACCGTCGCCGGAGTACGTCCTGTTGACTCACGGTCACGCGGACCACATCGCGGACGTGGGCGCGTTCACGGACGCGACGGTCGTGGGAACGCCGGAGCTGACCGGCTGGGTCGCCGACGAACACGGCGCCGAGGACACCGTCGGGATGAACCTCGGCGGGACCGTCGAGTGTGGCGACGCCTACGTGACGATGCACCGCGCGGACCACACGAACGGCATCGGCACGGACTACGAGTACAGCGCCGGCATGCCCGCCGGCTACGTCATCGGCGACACGAAGCCCACACAGGAAACCGACGAGGACGCCTTCGCCTTCTACCACGCGGGCGACACCGGGCTGATGACCGAGATGCGGGACGTGATCGGGCCGTTCCTCGAACCCGACGCCGCGGCGCTCCCGGTCGGCGACCACTTCACGATGGGGCCGGCACAGGCCGCCATCGCCGCCGACTGGCTGGACGTGGATCACGTCTTCCCGATGCATTACGACACGTTCCCGCCCGTCGAGATCGACGTCGACCAGGTGGGCCGGGAAGTCGCCGCGACCGGGTCGGACGCCGAGGTTCACGTCCTCGACGGCGACGAGAGCTACGCCTTCGAGCGCCCGTACGCCGACGAGTGA